The Caenorhabditis elegans chromosome II genome has a segment encoding these proteins:
- the K10G6.9 gene encoding uncharacterized protein (Confirmed by transcript evidence), with translation MRFSQDDDGFLCCLLVSGTLFLVAFAYFSTIFVVNWARRRYIKYINEQRKLNEHLLQLKDE, from the exons ATGCGATTTTCACAAGATGACGATGGGTTTTTGTGTTGTCTACTGGTATCTGGAACGCTTTTCCTGGTGGCTTTTGCCtatttttcgacgatttttgTGGTGAACTGGGCGAGAAGGAG gtATATCAAGTACATCAATGAGCAGAGGAAGCTCAATGAGCATTTGTTGCAGTTGAAAGacgaataa
- the cank-26 gene encoding Cilia- and flagella-associated protein 157 (Confirmed by transcript evidence) translates to MSGRRQNYSEVDELNRILMVERELVLKTQENYRILKEKFLSLSKEHEHLRKEQEKWAEGAESREKLQELEGRSDELIKIMRQANQEREVRYEKFKVDTIEELQNVYRKELQDQNNQIDKLRIDRQELVKENDQLLEEIAEMSTKMDDYKRKEKAKEVEMRMKYDQKLKDIVMNKEKRVSPRFEHLEHKIEDLHAEIQKKEELILLKSRQFASEISLKNGEIEDLKRSEAYAKSQISQLEDTVKSLKLHIEKIASENDQTVVVETLRLKNEELLKENLNLEMKQRQEQLDFARQLADSEETFSVRISEFEKLCEQKDLKIEDLHSQLEKCDRLQESLEKADRSRQIEEEHRERLELEVKSLYEKLQKSAEDRQKVETTLKLDRDRLEVSLVTMKKKLESTPEAPENVEKLRKELRDSEKRRLSEKEKHQAITSELKSALKRLERSYRDAVIKLQEKIPEF, encoded by the exons atgagTGGAAGACgccaaaattattcagaagTTGATGAGCTTAACCGAATTCTTATG gtTGAAAGAGAATTGGTCctaaaaacacaagaaaactatcgtattctgaaagaaaaatttttgagcctgTCCAAAGAGCATGAGCATTTAAGAAAAGAGCAAGAGAAGTGGGCGGAAGGAGCCGAGTCGCGGGAAAAGCTACAGGAGTTGGAAGGAAGAAGTGATGAACTGATTAAAATTATGCGGCAGGCGAATCAAGAAAGAGAG GTTCGGTACGAGAAATTCAAGGTGGACACCATCGAAGAGCTGCAGAATGTGTATCGAAAA gaGCTTCAAGATCAAAACAATCAAATCGATAAACTTCGAATTGATCGTCAGGAACTTGTGAAGGAAAACGATCAATTGTTGGAGGAAATCGCTGAAATGAGCACAAAAATGGATGATTACAAGCGGAAGGAGAAGGCAAAAGAAGTCGAAATGCGGATGAAATATGATCAGAAATTGAAGGATATTGTGATGAATAAAGAGAAAAGGGTCTCGCCgag ATTTGAGCACTTGGAGCACAAAATCGAAGACTTACATGCGgagattcagaaaaaagaagagttgATTCTCCTAAAAAGCCGCCAATttgcatctgaaatttctctgaaaaacgGGGAAATTGAGGATCTCAAAAGATCCGAGGCATATGCGAAATCTCAAATCTCACAGCTGGAAGATACTGTTAAaag tttaaaacttcacattgaaaaaatcgcaTCTGAAAATGATCAAACCGTGGTTGTCGAAACGTTGAGACTGAAAAACGAAGaacttttgaaagaaaatttgaatttagagATGAAGCAACGGCAGGAGCAACTAGATTTTGCAAGGCAGCTGGCAGATTCggaagaaacattttcagttcgAATTTCGGAGTTTGAGAAGCTCTGCGAGCAAaaggatctgaaaattgaag ACCTACACTCCCAACTGGAAAAGTGCGATCGGCTTCAAGAATCGCTGGAAAAAGCCGATAGATCTCGTCAAATTGAAGAAGAGCACCGAGAACGTCTAGAGTTAGAAGTGAAGAGTTTGTatgaaaaactccaaaagtCGGCAGAAGATCGGCAGAAAGTCGAGACAACCTTGAAATTGGATAGGGATCGATTAGAAGTTTCATTGGTAACTATGAA GAAAAAACTCGAATCAACTCCAGAAGCACCGGAAAATGTTGAGAAATTGAGGAAAGAACTGCGAGATTCT gaaaaaagaCGCCTATCAGAAAAGGAAAAGCATCAGGCGATCACTTCCGAGCTGAAAAGTGCTCTGAAACGACTTGAACGGAGCTACAGAGACGCTGTGATCAAGTTGCAGGAGAAAATTCCCGAGTTTTGA
- the dos-2 gene encoding Delta and OSM-11-like (Product from WormBase gene class dos;~Confirmed by transcript evidence) has protein sequence MIRLVLSIGLLIFNVDFVKSEDPTLSATVLGGDLEPFDIPLEELEKDTKQVTTLSEQCKRFVNHYRHYCRSSNIATYNEEVRIICERYRTYCSDRVYPSINHIRRQTKFWEGAGVPKATIQAMSSCYSHCKETDPVCVNACECLHLQWMMNYECYPGTRAPAYNNCQRWAAKCRTVWKPRTDYTPADYRDMAPPPIVRGVFYGYDGLATHRTFDRPRDHGVSFFRGTNTVLVDWPEGKVAGGTTIEVPFAGVNVIPNQYNIGFPNMQRAMREFTKQNPDQLNPGTGRMSALSAMLRN, from the exons atgattcgGCTAGTCTTATCCATAGGcttactaatttttaatgtggATTTTGTGAAATCTGAAG ACCCAACTTTATCAGCCACTGTACTCGGAGGGGACCTGGAACCATTTGATATCCCATTGGAAGAACTTGAAAAAGACACGAAGCAAGTGACAACTCTCTCCGAGCAGTGCAAGCGATTTGTGAACCATTATAG ACACTACTGTCGTTCATCCAACATTGCTACGTATAATGAAGAAGTCAGAATCATCTGTGAACGATATCGTACCTATTGTTCCGATCGTGTTTATCCTTCAATTAATCAT attcgtcGTCAAACAAAATTCTGGGAAGGCGCAGGAGTGCCGAAGGCAACAATTCAAGCAATGTCCTCGTGTTATTCACATTGCAAGGAGACTGATCCGgt TTGCGTAAACGCTTGCGAGTGCCTTCATCTTCAATGGATGATGAACTACGAATGTTACCCGGGAACCCGTGCTCCTGCTTACAACAACTGTCAAAGATGGGCGGCCAAGTGCCGAACGGTCTGGAAGCCCCGTACAGATTACACGCCAGCTGATTACAGGGATATGGCACCTCCGCCAATTGTGAGAGGAGTCTTTTATGGATATGATGGTCTGG caacacATCGGACCTTTGATCGTCCACGCGATCACGGAGTCTCATTCTTCCGTGGAACAAATACGGTCCTTGTGGATTGGCCAGAAGGAAAAGTTGCCGGTGGAACGACGATTGAAGTACCATTTGCTGGTGTTAATGTCATTCCTAATCAATATAATATTGGATTCCCCAATATGCAGAGGGCGATGAGAGAATTCACAAA acaaaacccGGATCAATTGAACCCCGGAACTGGAAGGATGTCAGCCCTGAGTGCGATGttaagaaattga
- the lin-31 gene encoding Protein lin-31 (Confirmed by transcript evidence) codes for MPRPGKDSYDEQKPPYSYIWLTYMAIQDSDDKMLPLTEIYKYIMDRFPFYRKNTQRWQNSLRHNLSFNDCFIKIPRRADRPGKGSYWAVHPNASGMFENGSCLRRRKRFRARGGQDDDDDDFHHPAPSKISRKNPLPLLPEPPITPPLLSSLFPNLPPSLPNFCLFPPGMDPTKSLLLNPLSLLLMPHFLKNSSNFESSTPHSETSEISGSGSSSSKTPTPEAGFNSSFSIESILSS; via the exons ATGCCAAGACCCGGAAAAGACTCGTACGATGAGCAGAAGCCACCGTACTCGTACATTTGGCTCACCTATATGGCTATTCAGGACTCTGACGATAAAATGCTCCCGCTCACGGAGATCTACAAATATATTATGGATCGGTTTCCGTTTTATAGGAAAAACACGCAGAG GTGGCAAAACTCCCTGCGACACAACTTGTCATTCAACGACTGCTTCATCAAGATCCCAAGAAGAGCCGATCGTCCTGGGAAG GGCTCCTACTGGGCGGTGCACCCAAATGCCTCCGGAATGTTCGAGAACGGCAGCTGCTTACGGCGTCGGAAACGATTTCGG gcTCGCGGCGGCcaagacgacgacgacgacgacttCCACCACCCGGCTCCATCGAAAATCTCTCGCAAAAATCCTCTTCCACTGCTCCCGGAGCCCCCAATAACCCCACCACTCCTCTCCTCCCTTTTCCCAAATCTTCCACCATCACTCCCAAATTTCTGCCTGTTTCCTCCAGGCATGGATCCTACAAAATCGTTGCTTCTGAACCCTCTTTCCCTACTTTTAATGCcccatttcttgaaaaattcttcgaattttgagAGCTCGACTCCACACTCTGAAACATCGGAGATTTCTGGGTCGGGATCTTCATCGTCGAAGACTCCAACTCCTGAAGCTGGCTTCAACTCTTCTTTCAGTATTGAGTCGATTTTGAGCTCTTGA
- the K10G6.5 gene encoding Serpentine receptor class gamma (Confirmed by transcript evidence), translated as MMLLSFCATVAISMFYIFSLFATLRRSSRASKFGFLIIAGLTSLAGLLQIISFIVIAIETTSWYPVIMGACEFLALLSGLIDCLMVLPLSIILSRTDFKAAKTADQWEAELDE; from the exons ATGATGCTTCTTTCGTTTTGTGCAACTGTAGCTATCTCtatgttttacattttttcttt ATTCGCAACACTTCGCCGTTCGAGTCGTGCATCTAAATTCGGGTTTCTGATCATTGCGGGTCTCACGTCGTTGGCTGGActtcttcaaataatttcattcaTTGTGATTGCGATCGAAACCACTAGCTGGTACCCTGTG ATAATGGGAGCATGTGAATTCCTAGCCCTTCTTTCAGGACTAATCGATTGCCTAATGGTACTTCCTCTGTCGATTATTCTATCAAGGACTGATTTCAAAGCAGCTAAAACTGCAGATCAATGGGAAGCTGAGCTCGATGAGtga
- the Y14H12A.2 gene encoding Ovule protein (Partially confirmed by transcript evidence): MEYGLCGSKIWASWPSPAKFSGEPDILQCGHFDDDPIILLNCVHLLVLHFVRICNISSFKSCFQTWFSDNCWSCTVYCIPSNRLIHYYFNRIQRGPDNSEK; the protein is encoded by the exons ATGGAATATGGATTATGTGGTAGTAAGATATGGGCATCCTGGCCTTCtcccgccaaattttcag GCGAACCCGATATACTTCAATGCGGTCACTTTGATGATGATCCTATCATTTTGCTCAACTGTGTGCATCTTCTTGTTTTACATTTTGTCCGT atttgcAACATTTCGTCGTTCAAATCGTGCTTCCAAACTTGGTTTTCTGATAATTGCTGGTCTTGCACCGTTTACTGCATTCCTTCAAATAGGCTCattcattattattttaatcGGATTCAGCGGGGACCCGACAACAGTGAGAAATAA
- the Y14H12A.1 gene encoding MARVEL domain-containing protein (Confirmed by transcript evidence) encodes MKKMDIMLIVLFCSTVIAHLLIFLATVLPYWNFYTSPSSIMMIMAFFLAILVSICVIFSLICIMCHSSRWSKIGFVITFVMAFITGVLQIASFVVVVIVSQTGSEFDGISTIGICAYFALVSRADQKPTSQLGIHN; translated from the exons atgaagaaaatggaTATTATGCTCATTGTGCTCTTTTGTTCAACTGTGATTGCTcatcttctcatttttcttgctACTGTATTAccttattggaatttttatacCTCGCCATCAAGTATCATGATGATAATGGCATTTTTTCTTGCGATATTGGTGTCCATCTGcgtcattttttcttt aatctgcATAATGTGTCATTCGTCCCGGTGGTCAAAGATTGGCTTTGTCATCACTTTCGTGATGGCTTTTATAACAGGTGTCCTTCAAATCGCTTCATTTGTTGTAGTGGTTATTGTATCTCAGACTGGTTCTGAATTTGATGGTATCTCG ACTATTGGTATCTGTGCGTATTTTGCACTTGTATCGCGAGCTGATCAGAAGCCAACCTCTCAATTAGGAATTCACAACTAA
- the clc-22 gene encoding DUF998 domain-containing protein (Confirmed by transcript evidence): protein MKKCMTTLKLTALFFSIVISGILNAFSVYLPYWNLDKPSHTKSVSVIFQKGLFPIHWKQNPTFFNAVTVMMLVSSGVLICLFLMFLLSLMAILCHSARQVKIGFRLCAVITVLAGLFQLYSFIIMAIEFSLNKTPNWRIGGSKISKYSGFQGPEF, encoded by the exons atgaaaaaatgtatgacTACACTCAAATTGACCGCACTATTCTTTTCTATCGTTATTTCCGGAATTCTCAATGCATTTTCCGTTTATTTACCCTATTGGAATCTGGATAAGCCTTCACATACAAAAAGtgtttcagtaatttttcaaaaaggacTTTTTCCGATTCATTGGAAg caaaatccAACATTCTTCAATGCAGTTACGGTTATGATGTTGGTGTCATCTGGTGTATTAATTTGTCTTTTCTTAATGTTTTTGCTATCCCT AATGGCAATTCTGTGCCACTCAGCTCGTCAAGTCAAAATTGGCTTCCGCTTGTGCGCAGTCATCACCGTTTTGGCGGgactttttcaactttattcaTTTATCATTATGGCAATTGAGTTTAGTCTTAATAAAACACCGAATTGGAGAATAGGTGGTAGTAAAATAAGTAAATACTCAGGATTTCAAGGtccagaattttga